In a single window of the Deinococcus malanensis genome:
- a CDS encoding replication initiator protein A, with product MTKSSPTPPSAIDDLNVSRLNLIVALDNVDIQEWTVIGPVEDRIVRISCQAGLRNLVPHGLDNDVSAALINLYLEQGTPEDGVVTTTLTGLLRMCGWPKTGWYYDTLRQSLERLHDAKYTVSGGWRDHPNRRWTHASFRFIDRMEYSTPSETGTFDARSVISLVLASDIRSSVRSGYVKPLDTSFMAQLKRPRTRVLFRILDAARYDPNNPDVRLDTIERGVLEWGDQCKINTGGRAWLVLKTLAASHEELIKRGYLREVVITGRGKSQCIRYEFVKDYVPMDPVIINRFRRYGVADGVARKLFKEHGRAFLAASMDRFEWLLGAGVLTIKKSKAAALLHLIAHPDDYPYPPASGSEASRAEKGGKARMDLLLDVPEVDHAAQFNGLSAELAAERLISYLSPHYRKLLTVTDLDALREAVASGQLEASHVAREGIAAVAQLKRPEFVAELRAQLIPA from the coding sequence ATGACCAAGTCCTCACCGACCCCCCCGTCCGCGATCGATGACCTGAACGTGTCTCGTCTGAACCTGATTGTGGCGTTGGATAATGTCGATATTCAGGAATGGACAGTCATTGGCCCTGTGGAGGACCGTATCGTCCGGATCAGTTGCCAGGCAGGCTTGAGAAACCTGGTACCGCACGGGCTGGACAATGATGTTTCTGCTGCGCTGATCAACCTGTACCTGGAGCAGGGGACGCCGGAAGATGGAGTGGTCACGACGACGCTGACGGGGCTGCTCCGCATGTGTGGCTGGCCGAAAACCGGCTGGTATTACGACACGTTGCGGCAGAGCCTGGAGCGTTTGCACGACGCGAAGTACACCGTGTCTGGGGGGTGGCGCGATCACCCTAACCGCCGATGGACCCACGCAAGCTTCCGATTTATTGACCGCATGGAATACAGCACGCCTTCCGAGACGGGAACGTTCGACGCCCGGTCGGTCATCAGTCTGGTCCTGGCATCTGATATTCGATCCAGTGTCCGGAGCGGCTATGTCAAGCCGCTTGACACGTCCTTTATGGCGCAACTCAAACGGCCGCGCACCCGGGTCCTGTTCCGGATTCTGGATGCCGCGCGTTACGATCCGAACAACCCGGACGTCCGGCTCGACACGATCGAGCGCGGCGTCCTTGAGTGGGGCGATCAGTGCAAGATCAATACCGGCGGTCGCGCCTGGCTGGTGCTTAAGACGCTTGCAGCCTCTCACGAGGAACTGATCAAACGCGGTTACCTGCGGGAAGTTGTGATTACCGGTCGGGGAAAATCCCAGTGCATCCGCTACGAGTTTGTCAAGGACTACGTGCCGATGGACCCCGTGATTATCAACCGCTTCCGGCGATATGGGGTCGCGGACGGGGTCGCCAGGAAGTTATTCAAGGAACACGGTCGGGCGTTCCTGGCTGCTTCCATGGATCGCTTTGAGTGGCTGCTCGGTGCCGGCGTGCTGACGATCAAAAAATCGAAGGCGGCCGCCCTGCTGCACCTGATAGCGCATCCCGACGATTATCCTTACCCGCCGGCCAGTGGGAGCGAGGCGTCCCGGGCTGAAAAGGGGGGCAAGGCCCGAATGGACCTCCTGTTGGACGTTCCGGAAGTCGACCACGCGGCGCAGTTCAATGGTCTGAGTGCAGAGTTGGCCGCAGAGCGGCTGATTTCATACCTCAGTCCGCACTACCGCAAACTCCTGACAGTGACAGATCTTGATGCGTTAAGGGAAGCTGTGGCGAGTGGTCAGCTTGAGGCGAGTCACGTGGCGCGTGAGGGCATTGCTGCGGTCGCTCAGTTGAAGAGGCCAGAGTTCGTTGCAGAACTTCGCGCACAGCTCATCCCTGCGTAA
- a CDS encoding MarR family winged helix-turn-helix transcriptional regulator, producing the protein MTQNQPEPTLPEVTLDLEDQLCFDLYAAARLITGAHRPFLLPLKLTYPQYVVMLVLWERGPQTVTELGARLHLDSGTLSPLLKRLQSIGYIVRSKSTRDERATIITLSAAGDKLREQAAGVPPAVACQVGLGLEEKHRLQAQLRALIARLGSES; encoded by the coding sequence ATGACCCAGAACCAGCCTGAACCCACCCTGCCGGAAGTTACCCTCGACCTCGAAGATCAGCTGTGCTTCGACCTCTACGCCGCCGCACGACTGATCACCGGTGCCCACCGGCCGTTCCTGCTGCCTCTGAAGCTGACGTACCCCCAGTATGTGGTCATGCTCGTCCTGTGGGAGCGTGGCCCGCAGACCGTCACAGAACTGGGCGCGCGCCTTCACCTGGATTCCGGGACCTTGTCGCCGCTCCTTAAACGGCTCCAGAGCATTGGGTACATTGTGCGTTCAAAAAGCACGCGGGACGAGCGTGCCACCATCATCACCCTGAGTGCCGCCGGGGACAAGCTGCGGGAGCAGGCAGCGGGAGTACCACCGGCAGTCGCGTGCCAGGTCGGGCTGGGGCTGGAGGAAAAACATAGGCTCCAGGCGCAGCTTCGCGCGCTGATTGCCCGGTTGGGCAGCGAAAGCTAA
- a CDS encoding PulJ/GspJ family protein → MNPRGFTLLELLVVMAISGIVLTVLFDIFTSSNRSVADGTHYAQELRELQISGAIAADDVRKAQYVYPAAQTLTLESAYPATVSNPETNTNTWETKPNGSFFAQIMPVDKNDPDLPCGTMRRHPAAATPYEFVAYYLVRRAKLTSLPLTDWRNPGPDPKNDSTAFVLMRYSTCIDQLSPAPTELSGGEGRFVADYIDSAGMSVTANRVTLSLVSARVVYGRTIRIPAADASPNMVFVTAATRNSR, encoded by the coding sequence ATGAACCCTCGGGGATTTACGCTGCTTGAACTCCTGGTGGTGATGGCCATCAGCGGCATTGTGCTGACGGTGTTGTTCGACATCTTCACCTCAAGCAACCGCTCGGTCGCGGACGGCACCCACTACGCCCAGGAACTTCGTGAGTTGCAGATCAGCGGCGCTATTGCGGCCGATGATGTCCGCAAAGCCCAGTATGTCTACCCCGCGGCCCAGACCCTGACGTTGGAAAGCGCCTACCCGGCGACCGTCAGCAATCCGGAGACGAACACCAACACCTGGGAAACGAAGCCCAACGGGTCCTTTTTTGCTCAGATCATGCCGGTGGACAAGAACGACCCGGACCTGCCCTGCGGGACCATGAGGCGTCATCCGGCCGCAGCGACCCCCTACGAATTTGTCGCGTATTACCTTGTCCGGCGCGCCAAGCTCACCAGCCTGCCGCTGACAGACTGGCGCAACCCTGGCCCTGACCCGAAAAACGACAGCACCGCCTTTGTGCTGATGCGTTACAGCACCTGCATCGACCAGCTCAGCCCCGCCCCTACAGAGCTCAGCGGGGGAGAGGGCCGGTTCGTGGCCGATTACATCGATTCTGCGGGCATGAGCGTCACGGCGAACCGGGTGACCCTCAGTCTTGTCAGCGCACGCGTTGTCTATGGACGCACCATCCGCATTCCAGCGGCTGATGCCAGCCCGAACATGGTGTTCGTGACAGCCGCCACCCGGAACAGCCGCTGA
- a CDS encoding type IV pilus modification PilV family protein, with amino-acid sequence MKGPKGSRPTAPANHVAGFTLIEVLVAVAFIGITMVVFEILASSMRMNRDSRVALTVNQAVNSYLETVYADWQSAMQYRNGNLSQPPELPRHTWNLSVATVNVQTGTTSGTVTFSQGSEPGTYNGDVPLKRVTLRYTSDSGGAYVGSVEVARP; translated from the coding sequence ATGAAGGGGCCGAAGGGCTCCCGGCCCACTGCGCCAGCAAACCACGTGGCTGGATTTACCCTGATTGAGGTCCTGGTGGCGGTGGCCTTTATCGGAATAACGATGGTCGTGTTTGAAATTCTGGCCTCCTCCATGAGGATGAACCGGGATTCGCGGGTGGCGCTTACGGTCAATCAGGCGGTCAACTCATACCTGGAAACGGTTTATGCCGACTGGCAGAGCGCCATGCAGTACCGCAACGGCAACCTGTCGCAGCCTCCTGAGCTGCCCCGGCACACCTGGAACCTGTCGGTGGCCACCGTCAACGTCCAGACCGGCACCACTTCGGGCACCGTGACGTTCAGTCAGGGAAGCGAGCCAGGAACCTACAACGGTGATGTGCCGCTAAAGCGGGTGACCCTGCGGTACACGTCCGATTCTGGCGGGGCCTATGTGGGCAGTGTGGAGGTGGCCCGGCCATGA
- a CDS encoding pilus assembly FimT family protein produces MIRGFTLIELLMVLAIIGVLAAISAPSLLEYRRGVLVRHAATEVVELLNRAKMIARETKRDVTFTVDSGSKTVAVHQGSVTISSVTLNPAVSCIKTDEGTGPSCDAGPLKVSAPHGTFPTNPAAIEITEGSQTRSVYIIGVTGKLVVR; encoded by the coding sequence ATGATACGCGGCTTTACCTTGATCGAACTCCTGATGGTGCTGGCGATCATCGGGGTGCTGGCGGCCATCAGCGCGCCCAGTCTGCTGGAGTACCGCCGCGGAGTTCTCGTGCGGCACGCGGCGACAGAAGTCGTCGAACTCCTCAACCGGGCAAAAATGATCGCCCGCGAGACCAAGCGTGATGTGACCTTCACGGTAGATTCCGGGAGCAAAACGGTGGCTGTGCACCAGGGTAGCGTCACGATCAGCAGTGTGACCCTCAATCCAGCGGTTTCCTGTATCAAGACTGATGAAGGCACGGGTCCCAGCTGCGATGCCGGCCCACTGAAGGTGTCAGCTCCTCACGGTACCTTTCCCACCAATCCTGCTGCCATCGAGATCACCGAGGGATCCCAGACCAGATCGGTGTACATCATTGGTGTGACGGGAAAGCTGGTGGTCCGATGA
- a CDS encoding pilus assembly PilX family protein — translation MNGAARGGFVLISVVVIMFVVMLSVISLSLSALTTRRTTAVESRNVQSFHAAQAGLGRARAYLDTCIYAPSHKSVQCEGGTAWTQEPIETIATVATGFATSSLLASPGLSSTLDSGRYTVTLTSDPDCATVPAPASCDHEELILTSVGSGTGDRSITRLEQRVAVSVSKYDAPIGSVPGALTATGNVTLRGNNPIGGYVLPGFPPASTAFSCTTEKTGSNKGKCALVDGSYSLTGDFKGYSAGEYVEINGSFFGITSNSGSVMSLQPLGVAGRFPPGSLTRVDPVLPQNAAAVETTPPAVAALTVHGSSVSAASYLRGLEERRAALLSLGISESSWNLQAVAESQWQGYAWGVDTANVQSGPFQIEQSSEACAASITQLCTTKRPTLSQYSRLQRIIPSVVTSDGSEATITKGTNAVPYIGETHANFTADTLFSRTFSNPGWNCPVPDPGSSCAKQAFYAQATHVSFEELAASPSYYCGRVVWVGNAPGVTSPANTSQSVSLNCPASKPAVVVVNNEGASFDIGTQTEFNGLLYVMADQLLKQGNGCINGAVLVESTNPAMAADLRGTACPGGDQHDAYIRYDPRIINQLSDYSHTHQLHVSRIAASWKETKLP, via the coding sequence ATGAACGGCGCAGCGCGGGGGGGCTTCGTGTTGATCAGCGTCGTGGTCATCATGTTTGTCGTCATGCTGTCGGTGATCAGTCTGAGCCTCAGTGCCCTGACGACCCGGCGCACCACCGCCGTCGAAAGCCGCAATGTCCAGTCGTTCCACGCCGCTCAGGCAGGGCTCGGTCGTGCCCGAGCCTACCTGGACACCTGCATCTATGCGCCGTCCCATAAAAGCGTCCAGTGCGAGGGTGGGACGGCATGGACACAGGAACCCATCGAGACGATCGCCACGGTCGCTACAGGTTTTGCCACTTCGTCACTGCTGGCCTCCCCGGGCCTGAGCAGCACGCTGGACAGCGGCCGGTACACTGTGACGCTGACCTCCGATCCGGATTGCGCCACCGTTCCCGCGCCCGCGAGTTGCGATCATGAGGAGCTCATCCTGACCTCCGTTGGCAGCGGAACAGGGGACCGCTCGATTACCCGCCTCGAGCAACGGGTCGCAGTCTCCGTTTCTAAATATGACGCACCGATCGGAAGTGTTCCGGGAGCGCTCACGGCCACAGGTAACGTCACGCTGCGCGGCAACAACCCCATCGGCGGCTACGTTCTGCCAGGCTTTCCTCCAGCCTCGACCGCCTTTTCATGCACCACCGAGAAGACCGGAAGCAACAAAGGTAAGTGTGCCCTGGTAGACGGCAGCTACAGCCTGACCGGGGATTTCAAGGGGTACAGCGCTGGGGAGTACGTTGAGATCAACGGATCGTTTTTCGGTATCACCTCCAACTCCGGATCGGTGATGTCGCTGCAACCTCTGGGCGTCGCCGGCCGGTTTCCCCCTGGCTCCCTGACCAGAGTCGACCCGGTGCTGCCCCAGAACGCGGCTGCTGTGGAAACGACTCCTCCAGCCGTCGCGGCACTCACGGTTCATGGCAGCAGCGTTTCGGCTGCCAGCTACCTGCGCGGCCTGGAGGAGCGCCGGGCTGCCCTGCTCAGCCTGGGCATCTCCGAAAGCAGCTGGAACCTGCAGGCCGTCGCCGAGAGCCAATGGCAGGGTTATGCCTGGGGCGTGGATACCGCGAACGTTCAGAGCGGCCCCTTCCAGATCGAGCAGAGCAGCGAGGCGTGCGCCGCCAGCATCACGCAGCTCTGTACCACCAAGCGCCCCACACTGAGCCAGTACAGCCGGCTACAGCGCATCATTCCAAGCGTGGTCACCTCCGACGGCTCGGAAGCCACCATCACCAAGGGCACCAACGCCGTCCCGTACATCGGGGAGACTCACGCGAACTTCACGGCCGACACGTTATTCTCCCGGACCTTCAGTAATCCGGGATGGAACTGTCCGGTTCCCGATCCAGGATCGTCCTGTGCCAAGCAGGCGTTCTATGCCCAGGCCACACATGTGTCTTTTGAAGAACTGGCGGCCTCGCCGTCGTATTACTGCGGGCGGGTTGTGTGGGTGGGCAATGCACCAGGGGTGACGAGCCCGGCCAACACCTCGCAGAGTGTGTCGTTGAACTGCCCGGCGAGCAAGCCGGCCGTGGTAGTGGTGAACAATGAGGGGGCCTCGTTCGATATCGGCACCCAGACCGAGTTCAATGGCCTGCTCTACGTCATGGCCGATCAGCTGCTCAAACAGGGCAACGGGTGCATCAACGGCGCTGTCCTGGTCGAGAGCACGAATCCGGCCATGGCCGCCGATCTGCGTGGCACCGCCTGCCCTGGAGGCGACCAGCACGACGCCTACATCCGGTATGACCCCAGAATCATCAACCAGCTCAGTGACTACAGCCATACCCATCAATTGCATGTCAGCCGGATCGCAGCGTCCTGGAAGGAGACGAAACTGCCATGA
- a CDS encoding MarR family transcriptional regulator: MSSSFQSAVAQQVLEFLRQEGQKPHSADELAGLLQRDRGEVDRALEELQGAGLVASEAVTGYGGSDTLWRISTS, encoded by the coding sequence ATGTCGTCTTCTTTTCAGTCTGCGGTTGCCCAGCAGGTCCTCGAGTTCCTGCGTCAGGAAGGCCAGAAGCCACACAGTGCCGACGAACTCGCAGGTCTGCTGCAGCGTGATCGGGGGGAAGTTGACAGGGCGCTGGAGGAGTTACAGGGCGCGGGGCTGGTCGCCTCCGAGGCCGTGACTGGTTACGGCGGCAGCGACACTTTATGGAGAATCTCGACCTCCTGA
- a CDS encoding ParB/RepB/Spo0J family partition protein yields the protein MTRKRPAMPAGLDAMLGATAQAMQTTTAARSLPVQALKPGSQQPRRTFDQPALEALAESIRSEGILQPLLVRPVPGGHEIVAGERRWRAAQLAGLLEVPVLIRQLDDRQALTAGLMENLQRQDLNVIDEVDAKLSLVAVTLGTDREAARARLMQLLREKPGEDHAILETLFQSLGESWTAFAKNKLRVLNWPAPVVDALRQGLPRTLASVIVSAPEVHQKTLLRLALNGATREQLQAELSRVTSPKVSQPDPANALGRKLSDRRFLASLTPDTRRALDRWLARMPADVRAALEN from the coding sequence ATGACTCGCAAGCGCCCGGCCATGCCGGCCGGACTTGACGCCATGCTGGGGGCCACAGCGCAAGCCATGCAGACCACCACCGCTGCCAGAAGCCTTCCGGTCCAGGCGCTGAAACCCGGCAGCCAGCAGCCACGGCGAACATTTGATCAGCCGGCTCTTGAGGCACTGGCCGAGAGCATTCGTTCCGAGGGAATTCTTCAGCCTCTGCTGGTCCGCCCTGTCCCGGGTGGTCACGAGATTGTTGCAGGTGAGCGTCGCTGGCGCGCAGCACAGCTGGCCGGGCTTCTGGAAGTTCCGGTACTGATCCGGCAGCTGGACGACCGCCAGGCCCTTACAGCCGGCCTGATGGAGAATTTGCAGCGTCAGGACCTCAACGTGATAGACGAGGTCGATGCAAAGCTCAGCCTCGTGGCAGTCACCCTTGGGACTGACCGGGAAGCGGCGCGAGCCAGGCTGATGCAGTTGCTCCGTGAGAAGCCCGGAGAGGATCACGCGATTTTGGAGACGTTGTTTCAGTCGCTTGGAGAAAGCTGGACCGCGTTTGCCAAAAACAAGTTGCGGGTGCTGAACTGGCCTGCTCCAGTGGTTGACGCTCTGCGCCAGGGCCTGCCGCGCACACTGGCATCTGTGATTGTCTCAGCGCCCGAGGTGCACCAGAAAACCCTGTTGCGTCTTGCGTTAAACGGCGCAACCCGTGAGCAGCTTCAGGCAGAGCTGAGCCGCGTGACGAGCCCTAAAGTCAGTCAGCCAGACCCGGCAAATGCCCTGGGGCGTAAGCTGTCGGACCGCCGGTTTCTGGCAAGCCTGACGCCGGACACGCGCCGGGCCCTGGACCGCTGGCTCGCAAGGATGCCTGCCGACGTGCGCGCTGCGCTGGAGAACTAG
- a CDS encoding ParA family protein, translating into MITATVFNHAGGAGKTSIVRDVGYELARQGQRVLVLDLDPQANLTAWLGVGDVDMEQTVYQVATEGADLPQPVTAHGLDLIPSQVDLALAETGMLGVPGSQLFLQQALRAVHDRYDLVLIDSPPSVGQLAILGAAAADRLIVPVPTRTKGLNALPGLQKATNLYRRLRPELAMGLYVPTMYDARRTHDREVLGLLRQHLSPLAEPVPERAAVWLDSTMAGEPVGVYRPGSPAHRDVLRLTEEVAQSLGLQVSA; encoded by the coding sequence ATGATCACAGCGACCGTGTTCAACCACGCAGGTGGCGCCGGCAAGACCAGCATTGTCCGTGACGTCGGCTATGAACTGGCCCGCCAGGGACAGCGTGTTCTGGTGTTGGATCTGGACCCACAGGCCAACCTCACCGCCTGGCTAGGAGTGGGAGACGTTGACATGGAACAGACAGTCTATCAGGTGGCTACAGAGGGCGCGGACCTTCCTCAGCCTGTCACCGCGCACGGACTTGACCTGATTCCCTCACAGGTGGATCTGGCGCTGGCCGAAACCGGTATGCTGGGAGTTCCCGGCTCGCAACTGTTTCTGCAGCAGGCGCTGCGCGCGGTGCACGACCGCTATGACCTGGTCCTCATCGACAGTCCTCCCAGCGTGGGACAGCTTGCGATTCTGGGTGCAGCGGCAGCTGACCGGCTGATCGTGCCGGTTCCTACCCGGACCAAGGGCCTCAATGCGCTGCCGGGCCTCCAGAAAGCCACCAACCTATACCGCCGGCTCAGACCGGAGCTCGCCATGGGATTGTACGTACCGACCATGTATGACGCCCGTCGTACGCACGACCGGGAGGTATTGGGCCTTCTTCGCCAGCACCTGAGCCCGCTGGCCGAGCCCGTCCCGGAACGGGCCGCCGTGTGGCTCGACAGCACCATGGCCGGGGAGCCGGTAGGCGTATACCGGCCGGGATCGCCCGCCCACCGGGATGTTCTGCGCCTGACAGAAGAAGTCGCTCAGAGCCTGGGCCTTCAGGTGAGTGCATGA
- a CDS encoding diaminopropionate ammonia-lyase, with protein sequence MTPQTDRPRFYFNPGAQTFDVQVEPDVLDFHRKLPGYMPTPLVRAPRLAAALGVAEAWVKDESSRLGLPAYKMLGASWATYRELDVRFGPFARCSSLEEQAAHLVSYRPLTLVAATDGNHGRAVARMARWLGLDAHILVPGDMVTARVQAIEQEGAQVQVVQGSYDDAVEASARLADATHLVISDTAWDGYTRVPGWVSAGYSTIFQETDTQLVEHGVRQPDLVAVQMGVGSLAAAAVGHYRARGGKSQVVGVEPTLAACVLRSLTAGQLTEVPGPHTSIMAGLNCGNTSPLAWPLLQGGLSASVAIHDERAEQAMRLLAMDDVESGESGAAGVGGLLELLTGPEAAVTRRRLGVTAQSTVLAISTEGATDPEAYARIVSGS encoded by the coding sequence ATGACACCTCAAACGGACAGGCCGCGCTTTTACTTCAATCCAGGCGCACAGACCTTCGATGTCCAGGTCGAGCCCGATGTGCTGGATTTTCACCGCAAGCTGCCCGGGTATATGCCTACTCCCCTGGTCCGTGCACCCCGTCTGGCCGCAGCACTGGGCGTTGCTGAAGCCTGGGTCAAGGATGAGTCCAGCCGGCTCGGTCTGCCGGCCTACAAGATGCTGGGGGCCTCATGGGCAACATACCGGGAACTGGATGTACGATTCGGCCCGTTTGCTCGCTGTTCTTCCCTGGAAGAACAGGCGGCGCATCTCGTCTCCTACAGGCCCCTGACCCTGGTGGCCGCCACTGACGGGAATCATGGGCGCGCCGTTGCCCGGATGGCCCGGTGGCTGGGGTTGGATGCCCACATTCTGGTGCCCGGCGACATGGTGACCGCCCGTGTTCAGGCCATTGAGCAGGAAGGAGCGCAGGTGCAGGTGGTGCAGGGCTCCTACGACGACGCCGTGGAAGCGTCCGCACGGCTCGCGGATGCCACACATCTGGTGATCAGTGACACGGCGTGGGACGGCTACACCCGGGTACCCGGCTGGGTGAGTGCCGGATACAGCACCATCTTTCAGGAGACGGACACGCAACTGGTCGAACACGGAGTACGACAGCCCGATCTGGTCGCCGTCCAGATGGGTGTTGGTTCACTGGCGGCCGCGGCGGTCGGTCATTACCGGGCCCGAGGCGGTAAATCACAGGTCGTGGGGGTAGAGCCCACCCTCGCTGCCTGCGTCCTGCGTTCCCTGACCGCAGGCCAGCTGACGGAGGTGCCTGGGCCTCACACGTCAATCATGGCCGGGTTGAACTGTGGGAACACCTCTCCCCTGGCGTGGCCACTGTTGCAGGGTGGTCTGAGTGCGTCGGTGGCGATTCACGACGAGCGGGCAGAACAGGCTATGCGGCTGCTGGCTATGGACGACGTGGAATCGGGTGAGAGCGGCGCGGCCGGCGTGGGTGGCCTCCTGGAACTGCTGACGGGACCGGAAGCTGCGGTGACCCGGCGGAGGCTGGGAGTGACAGCGCAAAGCACGGTTCTGGCCATCTCTACCGAGGGGGCGACAGACCCGGAAGCATACGCCCGCATCGTTTCCGGTTCCTGA
- a CDS encoding M20/M25/M40 family metallo-hydrolase, translating into MPSSLQDLLAALVRIDSINPSLVPGAAGEAELATFIATWLHNHGIEATVDEAAPGRLSVIATVRGTGGGRSLLLNAHLDTVGTEHMPLALDPVVRDGRMYGRGTYDMKGGLAACLFALLDARDAHLRGDVILAAVADEEHASLGMQSVLKSVRADAAIVTEPTSLQLCVAHKGFIWHEVTTHGRAAHGSRPDLGRDAIAHMGRVLGRLESLQRELDAREPHPLLGHASVHASLITGGQELSSYPERCTLQVERRTLPGETRAGAEQEWAELLGELALDPDFHAEHRITLLREPFGISHKAEIVQVLREQASEILGTAPDHIGQTFWMDAAFLAGAGIPTVVFGPHGAGAHATEEWVDLESVQHCRAVLSATLRAFCA; encoded by the coding sequence ATGCCTTCGTCTCTGCAGGACCTGCTGGCCGCCCTGGTGCGGATCGACTCCATCAACCCGTCGCTGGTGCCTGGTGCAGCGGGCGAGGCTGAGCTGGCCACGTTTATCGCGACGTGGCTGCACAATCATGGCATTGAAGCCACAGTTGACGAGGCTGCCCCGGGGCGCCTGAGTGTGATTGCCACGGTCCGGGGGACGGGCGGCGGCCGTTCCCTGCTCCTCAACGCGCACCTCGACACGGTGGGCACCGAGCACATGCCTCTGGCGCTCGACCCGGTCGTTCGTGACGGCCGGATGTACGGCCGCGGCACCTATGACATGAAGGGCGGGCTCGCCGCCTGCCTGTTTGCCCTGCTTGATGCCAGGGACGCCCACCTTCGCGGCGACGTCATTCTCGCGGCAGTGGCCGATGAGGAGCACGCCAGCCTGGGCATGCAATCCGTGTTGAAATCGGTCAGGGCCGACGCGGCCATCGTCACCGAACCGACCAGTCTGCAGCTGTGCGTGGCGCACAAGGGGTTCATCTGGCACGAGGTCACCACCCACGGGCGCGCTGCCCATGGTTCGCGCCCGGACCTGGGAAGGGACGCCATCGCTCACATGGGCCGTGTGCTGGGGCGCCTGGAAAGCCTTCAGCGCGAACTCGACGCGCGGGAACCTCATCCCCTGCTGGGCCACGCTTCTGTACATGCCTCGCTGATCACGGGAGGACAGGAACTCTCCAGTTATCCGGAACGCTGCACGCTTCAGGTCGAACGCCGGACCCTGCCGGGGGAGACGCGCGCAGGAGCCGAGCAGGAGTGGGCCGAACTTCTGGGTGAACTGGCGCTGGACCCAGACTTTCACGCCGAGCATCGCATTACGCTTTTGCGGGAACCCTTCGGGATTTCGCATAAGGCCGAGATCGTTCAGGTGCTACGCGAGCAGGCTTCAGAAATTCTGGGAACAGCGCCAGACCACATCGGGCAAACCTTCTGGATGGACGCCGCCTTTCTTGCCGGCGCAGGAATTCCCACTGTGGTCTTCGGGCCTCACGGCGCCGGCGCGCATGCCACCGAGGAATGGGTGGACCTGGAGTCGGTTCAGCACTGCCGCGCCGTCCTGAGCGCCACCCTACGGGCATTCTGTGCCTGA